The genomic DNA ATGCCGAAATCTGCAATATGGCCCATCAGGGAGCTAAGGTCATTCATCCCCGTGCAGTTGAGATTGCGATGCAGTCCGGCATACCCATTCGAGTCCGCTCCACGTTTTCGCAAAGCGAAGGGACACTGGTTGCCAATCCTGAAGGCTTTAGAGATGTACAGACAGGGGTTGTCGACAGATATGTTACCGGAATAGCGTACGTCGGAAATGTAACCCAGATTACGGTGCAATCTTCCGGACAATCTGAGGCGAATTTGCAGCTGCAGGTGTTCAAAGCAATGGCTGCACACGCGATCAGCGTCGATTTTATTAATGTAACCCCTTCGGGGGTCGTTTATACGGTATTTGACAGCGATGCCGGGAAAGCGAAAGCGATTTTGGAATCGATGGGCTTCTCTCCCCGCATATTAAGCGGATGCGCTAAGGTATCCGTCATCGGCGGCGGGATTAACGGGGTGCCGGGAATTATGGCTCAGATCGTTGAAGCACTAACCGAGCAGGGCATTCAAATATTGCAGTCTGCGGACTCAAATACGACGATATGGGTGCTCGTGAACAAAGAGGACATGGTACAGGCACTTAGGGCGCTGCACACCAAGTTCGAGCTTGCCCATCAGTGAATTATTTTAGAGGGGGATACAACATGGATTTCGGAAGATTGATTACGGCCATGGTAACTCCTTTCGATGACCAAGGGGTTATCGACTGGGAGCAGACGGCTAGGCTAATTGACTATTTGATCGATGAGCAGAAATCAGATGCTCTGGTCATTTGCGGTACGACGGGGGAATCACCAACACTAAGCGAAGAAGAGAAACTTTCTCTTTTCGAATTTGCCTTGAAGCAAGCCAACGGGCGCTGCAAAATCATTGCCGGCACCGGCAGCAACAATACGGCAGAGTCCATTCAATTGACGGCAAAGGCAGAGAAGTGCGGCGTCGATGGTGTGCTGCTCGTCGCGCCATATTACAATAAGCCCAACCAAGAAGGCTTGTATCGCCATTTCGAAGCGATTGCCCGTTCGACGGAGCTTCCGGTCATGCTGTACAATGTACCAAGCCGTACGGTGATCGGCCTCACGGCTGAAACAACACTGCGCCTGGCCCAACTTCCAAATGTGGTTGCGACTAAAGAATGCGCATCTTTAGAGCAGGTGACCCAAATCGTTGCCGGTGCTCCTGAAGGCTTCAAAGTGTATTCAGGGGACGATTCCGCCACCTTGCCGGCCATGTCTGTCGGCGCCTATGGCATTGTCAGTGTAGCCAGCCATATTATTGGCCATCAGATGAAGGAAATGATCGGAGCATTCTTGGATGGCCGAGTGGTCGAATCCGCCAAATTGCATCAGCGGCTGCTTCCGGTATTCAAAGGGCTGTTCGAATGTCCGCATCCGGTTCCAAACCCGGTTGCCGTTAAATATGCGCTAAACCAAACTGGTTTTGCCGTAGGCTCTGTACGTTTGCCGCTTGTACCGCCTACGGAAGCAGAGGCTGCGTTTATCCGCAATCTGCTCCCTTAAGGGAATAAGTTAAAAATGTGCTCTTCTTCCAGAAACCGATGCCCGCTTTGGGGCATCGGTTTTTTTGGTATTGCATAAGGTAACGTTAACTAGCTGTAAAGTGTTTGACTTGTTTTTTGCCATTTTAATCATGTATAATGATTTCAAGTGACTGGGTGCGGTGATTTAAAAAAATTTAATGTTATCAAAATATACAACGTCCAAATAACTAGGAGGGTTAGATTCACTTGTCCAAAAAAATGAATAATGATAAATTGACGATCTTTGCATTGGGCGGCGTAGCGGAAATCGGAAAGAACATGTACGTCGTTCAGTATGCCAATGACATCGTTGTAATTGATGCTGGCCTTAAATTTCCAGAAGAGGACATGCTTGGCATTGACATCGTCATTCCCGATATCACTTACTTGACGGAGAACCGTGACAAAGTAAGAGGCATCGTGCTTACGCACGGGCATGAAGACCATATCGGCGGCTTGCCTTATGTACTCAAAAACTTGAATGTTCCCGTATACGGAACCAAATTAACGTTAGGTCTGGTCGAGAACAAGCTGAAGGAAGCCGGCTTGCTGGGCGATACAAAGCGCGTGCTCATTCATGCCGATTCGGAAGTGCAGCTGGGGTCGACGCTTAAAGCGACATTCTTCAAAACAAATCACAGTATTCCTGATTCGGTTGGGGTGTGCATTGAAACGCCGGAAGGCAACGTAGTTCACACAGGTGACTTCAAATTTGATCATACTCCAGTCAATGATCAATTTGCTGATTTGCACCGCATGGGGGAAATCGGCAAGAAAGGGGTACTAGCGCTTTTATCGGATAGTACGAATGCGGAGAAACCTGGTTTCACACCGTCGGAGAAAAATGTCGGCATCGTCCTGGATGATATCTTCCGCAAGGCTCAGCAGCGTGTCGTTGTTGCTACGTTTGCTTCCAACGTGCACCGGATTCAACAGGTAATCGATGCGGCTTATTCGACGGACCGCAAGCTGACGATTATCGGACGCAGCATGGTTAACGTCGTGACGATTGCTTCGGAGCTCGGATATCTGAACGTCCCTGACGGCATTCTGATCGAGCCGGAAGAAGTAAACAAAATGGCTGCGGACCGCGTCGTCATTTTATGTACAGGCAGCCAAGGCGAGCCGATGTCGGCGTTAACACGCATGGCCCGTTCCACACATCGCAAGGTCGATATTTTGCCTGGGGATACGGTGATCATCGCAGCGACTCCTGTACCTGGTAACGAAAAATACGTGGGACGGACGATCGATGAACTGTTCCGGTTAGGCGCCGAGGTGATTTACAGCGGCTCGAATTCCGGTGTTCACGTATCCGGCCATGGCAGCCAGGAAGAATTGAAATTAATGCTGAATTTGATGCGACCTAAATTTTTCATCCCCGTCCACGGGGAATACCGCATGCTGCGGAAGCATGCACTGCTCGGAGAGTCCGTCGGCGTTGACCCGGATAATATTTTTCTGCTCGATATTGGCGAAATGGTGGAAATCCAGAACGGCGTCGCTCGCAAGGCCGGTAAAGTTCCAGCAGGCAACGTTCTGATTGATGGCCTTGGAGTTGGCGACGTAGGTAATATCGTGCTTCGCGATCGCAAGCTGCTGTCTCAGGACGGCATTCTGGTCGTCGTCGTTACGCTGAGCAAGCAGGATGGAACAATCGTATCCGGTCCGGATATTATTTCCAGAGGTTTCGTATACGTAAGGGAGTCCGAAGGCCTGCTTGAAGAGGCGAACCGAATCGTTTCCAGCACGTTGGAGAAATTAATGAGCGAGAACGTTAACGAATGGGCTTCGCTCAAGACCAATGTCAAGGATGCGCTTGGACGCTTCCTCTATGAGCAAACCCGGCGCAGACCGATGATATTGCCGATCATTATGGAAGTGTAATGAACAACTGTAAAAATAAGAAAAATTCATATATCTGACCTTTCGGGTCGGGCACACAGTCGCCCCTTCTCCTGCCGGCAATATTGGACGGTTTCTTGTAGGAGAGGGGGCTTTCTTTTTTGTTGCCGGTCCTGTATGAAGGCTGCTGGCCTAGGCATACTAACGACACGATGAATAATTACTGGCCAGCGCCGAAAGGAAGTGTCGAGGATGAATGAGCAACATCACAAGTCAAGCTATACGGCGAACGACGCAGCGGAGCCTGCACCTGAAGTTCCAGGAGGGGAAAAGACGGCAGCCGCGGTCACCGAAACGATCCAGCAGCTAGGTCAGACCGCAGTGCCTGCGCCCGGGGAATCCAACGTGTATTGCTTGACGATCATAGGACAAATCGAAGGGCATCTTGTGCTGCCTCCGCAGAATAAAACGACCAAATATGAGCATTTGATTCCTCAATTGGTAGCAGCCGAGCAGAACCCTCGCATTGAAGGGATTTTAATTATTCTGAATACAGTAGGCGGTGATGTCGAAGCCGGATTGGCGATTGCGGAAATGATATCTTCGCTGTCCAAGCCGACCGTCACGGTGGTGATCGGCGGCGGACACAGCATCGGTGTGCCGATTGCCGTCGCTTCCGATTATTCGTATATCGCCGAGAGTGCGACGATGACGATTCACCCCATCCGCATGACAGGGCTTGTGATCGGTGTGCCGCAAACGTTCGAGTATATCGAGAAAATGCAAGAGCGCGTCGTGCGATTTGTGACGGCCCACTCGCAAATCTCCGAGAATACGTTCAAGGAGCTCATGTTCAAGACCGGAGAGCTGAACCGTGATATCGGCACGGCTGTAGGAGGGAACGATGCGGTGAGGAACGGGCTGATTGATGGAATCGGCGGAATCGGCCAAGGACTTGCCAAGCTGAATGAACTGATCGAATCGCGGCGTGCGGGAGGAGGACTTACACAATGACTCATTATACGATTTTGCCGCAAGACGTTTATTGGAACTGGGACGACCAGGAAACGAAAGACAGCTATACGGAAATTGAGCTCGGCGGCGTGTTGATGCAGGTCAGGATGGAGCAGGACAATCGGGCAACGATTATCCGGCTGCTGCGCTGCTCTCTGGACGATTATCTAAATCCGGCCTATACGCCTGGGCAGCAGGTTACGTTTATCCCAATTTTGCGCAAATCATAAAGAGTCTATAGGTTGCCCCCAGTGATTATGGTATAATATTCATCTAGGGGGTGATCTTCGTTTGGCGCGAAAAAAGAAGAAAAAAAAGGCAGCACTGGGCAGTATGCTCAAGTATGAAATATATGGGATCATCCTGATTACGCTATCGATTATCGCCTTGTCCGGGGAGGCCGCAGTTGGCCGGACATTATCGAAGATGTCCGCACTTGTCCTCGGCAAGTTCTATTTCGTAATTCCTTTGATCGGGATTTTCATTGGGCTCAGCGTGATGATAAGCCGCAAATGGCCGTCCCGCTGGAATACTCGCCGCAGTGGAGCGCTACTCGCCGTGCTGTCGCTGGTTTTGATGAGCACGATTTTTTCCATGGAGAAGAAGCTTGCTCCATCGGTGTCATTATCGGCGGGAAATATTATGTCGCAAATTCATCATGATCTTCAAACCGCCTTGTTCGGCCCAACGCTTGAGGATACCGGGTTCAGCCTGCTCGGTCTCGATATCAGCGGGGGCTATGTCGGCGGGCTTGAATTTGCCCTGCTCTATTCTCTGTTCGGCATTGCCGGAGCGAAGCTGATCATGATCGTGATGATGGCGATCAGTTTCATGCTGATTACTGGTCTGTCTTATGTCGATTTATTTCGGTTGATTCGTAAAAATGTAAGCGGAGTGGGAGCCGATTTCGGCCGGAAGCTGAGAATGCTGCGTCCTGTTCCCGTCAAAAGAGAGAAGCGGCCATCTGCATCTCCGGATCGGGAAACCCGGTATGAGGATGAAACGGAGGAAGAGGAGGAGGAGTTTCCTGCGTCCCCTAAGCCGCAGAACAAGCCGGTATTTTTTCAGCTGTTTA from Paenibacillus woosongensis includes the following:
- the dapG gene encoding aspartate kinase, translated to MHIMVQKFGGTSLSSAEAREHVISHIRRELDNGYRLVVVVSAMGRKGDPYATDTLLDLIEQAGGSLSSREQDLLLCCGEIISASLLSSLLQREGILSTVLTGAQAGFRTDSQFGNARILDVVPTRVIEELENRNVVIVTGFQGQNVNGEFTTLGRGGSDTSATALGAALHAEMVDIYTDVNGILTADPRIVEDARALTHVSYAEICNMAHQGAKVIHPRAVEIAMQSGIPIRVRSTFSQSEGTLVANPEGFRDVQTGVVDRYVTGIAYVGNVTQITVQSSGQSEANLQLQVFKAMAAHAISVDFINVTPSGVVYTVFDSDAGKAKAILESMGFSPRILSGCAKVSVIGGGINGVPGIMAQIVEALTEQGIQILQSADSNTTIWVLVNKEDMVQALRALHTKFELAHQ
- the dapA gene encoding 4-hydroxy-tetrahydrodipicolinate synthase, producing the protein MDFGRLITAMVTPFDDQGVIDWEQTARLIDYLIDEQKSDALVICGTTGESPTLSEEEKLSLFEFALKQANGRCKIIAGTGSNNTAESIQLTAKAEKCGVDGVLLVAPYYNKPNQEGLYRHFEAIARSTELPVMLYNVPSRTVIGLTAETTLRLAQLPNVVATKECASLEQVTQIVAGAPEGFKVYSGDDSATLPAMSVGAYGIVSVASHIIGHQMKEMIGAFLDGRVVESAKLHQRLLPVFKGLFECPHPVPNPVAVKYALNQTGFAVGSVRLPLVPPTEAEAAFIRNLLP
- a CDS encoding ribonuclease J, encoding MSKKMNNDKLTIFALGGVAEIGKNMYVVQYANDIVVIDAGLKFPEEDMLGIDIVIPDITYLTENRDKVRGIVLTHGHEDHIGGLPYVLKNLNVPVYGTKLTLGLVENKLKEAGLLGDTKRVLIHADSEVQLGSTLKATFFKTNHSIPDSVGVCIETPEGNVVHTGDFKFDHTPVNDQFADLHRMGEIGKKGVLALLSDSTNAEKPGFTPSEKNVGIVLDDIFRKAQQRVVVATFASNVHRIQQVIDAAYSTDRKLTIIGRSMVNVVTIASELGYLNVPDGILIEPEEVNKMAADRVVILCTGSQGEPMSALTRMARSTHRKVDILPGDTVIIAATPVPGNEKYVGRTIDELFRLGAEVIYSGSNSGVHVSGHGSQEELKLMLNLMRPKFFIPVHGEYRMLRKHALLGESVGVDPDNIFLLDIGEMVEIQNGVARKAGKVPAGNVLIDGLGVGDVGNIVLRDRKLLSQDGILVVVVTLSKQDGTIVSGPDIISRGFVYVRESEGLLEEANRIVSSTLEKLMSENVNEWASLKTNVKDALGRFLYEQTRRRPMILPIIMEV
- a CDS encoding ClpP family protease, with product MNEQHHKSSYTANDAAEPAPEVPGGEKTAAAVTETIQQLGQTAVPAPGESNVYCLTIIGQIEGHLVLPPQNKTTKYEHLIPQLVAAEQNPRIEGILIILNTVGGDVEAGLAIAEMISSLSKPTVTVVIGGGHSIGVPIAVASDYSYIAESATMTIHPIRMTGLVIGVPQTFEYIEKMQERVVRFVTAHSQISENTFKELMFKTGELNRDIGTAVGGNDAVRNGLIDGIGGIGQGLAKLNELIESRRAGGGLTQ
- a CDS encoding YlzJ-like family protein translates to MTHYTILPQDVYWNWDDQETKDSYTEIELGGVLMQVRMEQDNRATIIRLLRCSLDDYLNPAYTPGQQVTFIPILRKS